The following are encoded in a window of SAR202 cluster bacterium genomic DNA:
- a CDS encoding ribose-phosphate pyrophosphokinase: MVSLSEELCVLSGNAHPELSRNICRYLGIPQGQAEVFKFTNDNTFVKILNNIRERDVFIVQPTCTPVNDHIMELLIMIDAAKRASAGRITAVVPYYGYSRTDKKDQPRVPITARLVADLLTAAGADRLLTVDLHAGQIQGFFNIPVDELTALPLLVSYFRDKAIEDLVVVAIDIGISKRARDVAERLGCPLAIIEKRRDGNNSMAQSLNVIGDVKNKNVITFDDEIDTGGSTLAAVEALKARGAKEIYSCVTHPIFSGPATDRIVKSEIREFVVTDTVPLDNKRRNGKITVLSVAPLLGEAISRIHRGESVGALFQ; the protein is encoded by the coding sequence ATGGTTTCTTTAAGCGAAGAGCTTTGTGTACTGAGCGGGAACGCCCACCCGGAGCTGTCGAGAAACATCTGCCGCTACCTGGGCATACCCCAGGGCCAGGCGGAGGTGTTCAAGTTCACGAACGACAACACCTTCGTTAAGATACTGAACAATATTAGGGAACGGGACGTATTTATAGTGCAGCCAACATGCACTCCCGTGAACGACCACATAATGGAGCTGCTGATAATGATCGACGCCGCGAAGCGGGCGTCGGCGGGGCGAATAACGGCGGTGGTGCCGTACTACGGGTATTCGCGAACGGACAAGAAAGACCAGCCCCGTGTACCTATAACGGCAAGGCTGGTGGCGGACTTGCTGACGGCGGCGGGGGCGGACCGGCTTTTGACGGTGGACCTGCACGCCGGCCAGATACAGGGGTTCTTTAACATACCGGTGGACGAACTGACGGCCCTGCCGCTGCTGGTGAGCTATTTCAGGGATAAAGCTATCGAAGACCTGGTGGTGGTGGCCATAGACATCGGCATAAGCAAGAGGGCGCGGGACGTGGCGGAGCGGCTGGGCTGCCCGCTGGCGATCATCGAAAAGCGGCGGGACGGGAATAATTCGATGGCGCAGAGCCTGAACGTCATCGGCGATGTGAAGAATAAGAACGTGATAACTTTCGACGATGAGATAGACACGGGGGGATCAACGCTGGCGGCGGTGGAGGCGCTGAAGGCCCGGGGCGCCAAGGAGATATACTCGTGCGTGACGCACCCCATATTTTCGGGGCCGGCGACTGATAGAATCGTAAAGAGCGAGATACGTGAATTTGTGGTGACGGACACGGTGCCTCTGGACAACAAGCGGCGGAACGGGAAGATAACTGTCCTGTCGGTGGCGCCCCTTTTGGGGGAGGCCATCAGCCGGATACATAGAGGGGAGTCAGTGGGCGCTCTGTTCCAGTAG
- a CDS encoding ABC transporter substrate-binding protein, with protein sequence MRRGRAQPHGDRHTSTRSDVCAVAHRRAIAHSDGDSAGAGRPYHGAGDGPHLGQLAVCELLGGPGRGPFQGGRLDVQLVTPPVPQGAPQMLLQGRADVAVMPPPMYLNLIGQQQPVVVFANLLTNDQINLIVRKDILEAHKLSPTAPLEERLQGIKGLKVRVAPGPPTRLRALFASVGLDVDKDIEMVVIHGEEQNQAFGDKRVDALYAHTPFLEKALVQQDAVILVNQSKGEVPEISGRQIHSMVTTRNYVGAKPEALAAMTRAILRAQRLAHSDQKAAVEAVLQAVPGRDRQLVETIVAIYEPAVPQTPEVSVEGIEIAHKLFPESQTPPDLSKVNLADYVALQFAKEAAASRP encoded by the coding sequence GTGCGGAGGGGCCGAGCCCAGCCCCACGGCGACCGCCACACTTCCACCCGCAGCGACGTCTGCGCCGTCGCCCACCGCCGTGCCATCGCCCACAGCGACGGCGACTCAGCCGGCGCCGGCCGCCCTTACCACGGTGCGGGTGATGGTCCCCACCTTGGACAACTTGCAGTTTGTGAGCTTCTGGGTGGCCCTGGGCGCGGGCCTTTTCAAGGAGGAAGGCTGGACGTCCAATTGGTGACGCCGCCGGTCCCGCAAGGCGCACCCCAAATGCTGCTTCAAGGAAGGGCGGACGTGGCTGTCATGCCGCCACCTATGTATTTGAACCTAATTGGACAGCAACAGCCAGTAGTTGTCTTCGCGAATCTGCTTACAAACGATCAGATCAATCTTATCGTGCGCAAAGATATCCTTGAGGCGCATAAGCTGTCGCCCACAGCGCCCCTGGAGGAGCGGCTGCAGGGGATCAAGGGGCTGAAGGTGCGTGTAGCGCCCGGACCGCCGACCAGACTGCGGGCGCTATTTGCGTCGGTGGGGCTGGATGTGGACAAGGACATTGAGATGGTGGTCATTCATGGCGAGGAGCAGAACCAGGCGTTTGGGGATAAACGGGTGGACGCCTTGTACGCTCACACGCCATTTTTGGAGAAGGCGTTGGTGCAGCAGGACGCGGTGATCCTAGTTAATCAGTCCAAGGGAGAGGTCCCGGAAATATCAGGCCGGCAGATACATTCGATGGTCACTACTCGAAATTATGTCGGAGCCAAGCCTGAGGCCCTGGCGGCTATGACGAGGGCGATTCTGCGGGCGCAGCGGCTGGCGCACTCAGACCAGAAGGCGGCGGTGGAGGCTGTTCTGCAGGCCGTCCCTGGCCGTGACCGGCAACTGGTGGAGACTATCGTCGCCATCTATGAGCCAGCCGTGCCTCAGACGCCGGAGGTCTCCGTGGAGGGCATTGAGATTGCACACAAGCTGTTTCCGGAGAGCCAGACACCTCCGGATTTGAGCAAGGTTAACCTGGCGGACTACGTCGCGCTACAGTTTGCCAAGGAGGCGGCAGCCAGCAGACCCTAG